One window of Mesorhizobium loti R88b genomic DNA carries:
- a CDS encoding alpha/beta fold hydrolase: MSIEGFRPGTGAAGQPAILAIILHGWGSTAQAMGDVAEATREAWKDTHCVDTFVPLLAYHRQLRSARAVDVVAKILKDIDELVQIKSPYERIILIGHSLGATIARRVFLVASGSPPGFATEKTFQHQQKREWADKVHRIVLLAAFNRGWQISPRLSWWYSIGFNICGLIGHVLPRWAPTIFDIRLGAPFMAQTRLHWLAYRRQQLAAGLQQETSQAVGPAAASHEPILIQLIGSTDDLISPFDQVDIVVDGNAGGNPSYFLIKLDKTDHHSAIRFTATDGDQAAAEARKGRFLVALTGTKRDLTNIATDPSLLIDEVDKPDHKVKDTVFVIHGIRDDGFWTHRVAEKVREQNKPATVFRAWTPTYGYFAMLPFILPWIRRQKVEWFMDQYVGAVAQYPNSSFHYVGHSNGTYLAARALIDYPACTFRNVLFAGSVVRTDYDWKTPIGQRRVERFLNIVASKDWVVALLPKSLEGFRCFDLGGAGFDGFKQAKYDAPPEIAERKYVEGSHGAGIAEAQWDNIANFIVGGQIPPDNAAGFVKKQLGWLKALSSTRATLWVLAAIVILVVPALVLSSSLSIWACITILLVYALVVKFVITRL; encoded by the coding sequence TCGTGAAGCATGGAAAGATACGCATTGTGTCGATACTTTCGTCCCGCTGCTTGCCTATCATCGCCAACTCAGGTCAGCGCGAGCTGTCGATGTCGTGGCGAAGATACTCAAAGACATAGACGAACTCGTCCAAATCAAGTCACCCTACGAACGCATCATCCTGATTGGGCATAGTCTTGGGGCCACGATTGCACGGCGTGTGTTTCTGGTCGCGTCGGGCAGTCCTCCCGGCTTTGCAACCGAGAAGACCTTTCAGCACCAGCAAAAACGGGAATGGGCCGACAAGGTGCACCGGATCGTCCTGCTGGCGGCCTTCAATCGCGGCTGGCAGATTTCGCCGCGCCTCAGCTGGTGGTATTCGATCGGCTTCAACATCTGCGGCCTGATAGGCCACGTTCTGCCACGCTGGGCGCCGACCATTTTCGACATTCGGCTGGGCGCGCCATTCATGGCCCAGACGCGCCTGCATTGGCTGGCCTACCGACGCCAGCAACTTGCCGCCGGGCTGCAGCAGGAGACTTCGCAGGCTGTGGGGCCAGCAGCGGCATCGCATGAGCCGATACTGATACAACTCATCGGCAGCACGGACGACCTCATATCCCCTTTCGACCAAGTCGATATCGTTGTCGACGGCAATGCTGGGGGCAACCCTTCCTACTTCCTGATCAAACTCGACAAGACGGATCACCACAGTGCCATCCGCTTCACCGCGACAGACGGCGATCAGGCGGCGGCTGAGGCACGCAAGGGCCGATTCCTGGTCGCATTGACGGGCACGAAGCGGGATCTGACCAACATAGCGACCGACCCGTCCTTGCTGATCGACGAGGTCGACAAGCCTGATCACAAGGTGAAGGATACGGTGTTCGTCATCCACGGCATACGCGACGACGGCTTCTGGACCCACCGTGTCGCGGAAAAGGTCCGAGAACAGAACAAGCCTGCAACGGTCTTTCGCGCCTGGACGCCCACCTATGGCTACTTCGCCATGCTTCCCTTCATTCTGCCCTGGATACGCCGCCAGAAGGTGGAATGGTTCATGGATCAATATGTCGGCGCCGTGGCGCAATATCCGAATTCGAGCTTCCATTATGTCGGCCACTCCAACGGCACCTATCTCGCCGCGCGTGCGCTCATCGACTATCCGGCCTGCACCTTTCGCAATGTGCTGTTCGCGGGCAGCGTGGTGCGGACCGACTACGACTGGAAAACACCGATTGGACAGCGGCGCGTGGAACGCTTCCTGAATATCGTTGCCAGCAAGGACTGGGTGGTTGCCCTCCTGCCGAAAAGCCTTGAGGGCTTCCGCTGCTTCGACCTGGGCGGAGCCGGCTTCGACGGCTTCAAGCAGGCTAAGTACGACGCCCCACCCGAGATCGCTGAGCGCAAATATGTAGAAGGCAGCCATGGCGCTGGCATTGCGGAAGCGCAATGGGACAATATTGCCAACTTCATTGTCGGCGGTCAGATCCCACCGGACAACGCCGCCGGCTTTGTCAAGAAACAGCTCGGGTGGTTGAAGGCTCTGTCCAGCACGCGGGCCACGTTATGGGTGCTCGCGGCAATCGTCATCCTAGTCGTACCGGCTCTGGTGCTGTCCTCCAGCCTCAGCATCTGGGCGTGCATCACAATTTTGCTGGTCTACGCGCTCGTTGTGAAATTTGTCATTACGCGCCTGTGA
- a CDS encoding SRPBCC family protein codes for MSALTAATADRSFAIERIFDAPVERVFRLWTDPLLVAQWWGIRDCTIPHCVLDVRVGGRWRIDMLTAGGALYRNQGSYLEVVENSRLSYCDEPDPEIREWAGKPPGQSRHTVTFTANGQRTHVHFEVTLASVADRERLLALGMRGGWMQSFDRLEQLINLGADHAG; via the coding sequence ATGAGCGCGCTCACTGCTGCAACCGCCGACCGCAGTTTTGCCATCGAGCGGATTTTCGATGCTCCGGTCGAGCGCGTCTTCCGGCTGTGGACCGATCCGCTTCTGGTCGCGCAATGGTGGGGCATCAGGGACTGCACCATTCCCCATTGTGTGCTCGACGTGCGCGTCGGCGGCCGCTGGCGCATCGACATGCTGACCGCCGGCGGCGCGCTTTACCGCAACCAGGGCAGCTATCTCGAAGTCGTCGAGAATTCCAGGCTGAGCTATTGCGACGAACCCGATCCTGAAATCCGTGAATGGGCCGGCAAGCCGCCAGGCCAGAGCCGCCACACGGTCACCTTCACGGCCAATGGCCAGCGCACCCATGTCCATTTCGAGGTGACGCTTGCCAGCGTCGCCGACCGCGAACGCCTGCTGGCGCTCGGCATGCGCGGCGGGTGGATGCAGAGCTTCGACCGGCTGGAACAGCTGATCAACTTAGGAGCCGACCATGCTGGCTGA
- a CDS encoding VOC family protein translates to MQLRHILIKVDDQDKALAFYTSVLGFVKKHDYDGGRARWLTVVSADQADGAELVLEPNRDAPARAAQKALHDAHFPAALITSRDIQADYDRLAGRGVKFLGPPRRMGPVSAAFFDDTCGNFIVMAQQSA, encoded by the coding sequence ATGCAGCTTCGCCATATCCTCATCAAGGTCGACGACCAGGACAAGGCGCTGGCCTTCTACACCTCGGTCCTCGGTTTCGTGAAAAAGCACGATTACGACGGCGGCCGGGCTCGCTGGCTGACGGTGGTGTCTGCCGATCAAGCCGACGGCGCAGAACTCGTCCTTGAGCCCAACCGCGATGCGCCGGCGCGCGCCGCGCAGAAAGCGCTCCATGACGCCCACTTCCCGGCAGCCCTGATCACCAGCCGAGACATCCAGGCCGACTACGACCGCCTCGCCGGGCGTGGCGTGAAATTTCTCGGACCGCCCCGGCGCATGGGTCCGGTCAGCGCGGCCTTCTTCGACGACACTTGCGGCAATTTCATCGTCATGGCGCAGCAAAGCGCGTGA
- a CDS encoding histidine phosphatase family protein: protein MSNAYPQIHLVRHGETAWSLSGQHTGRTDMPLTPAGEAAARGVAERLKGLSFSAVWSSPSQRAYNTSVLAGFGAQSVRNDDLQEWDYGAYEGRTTKEILAERPSWNVFRDGCPQGEMAADVGTRADRIIRQLRDAGGSILIFSSAHFLRVLAARWLGLPPEGGALFVLDTASISVLGYEHDLSEPVVRKWNQA from the coding sequence ATGAGCAACGCGTATCCGCAAATCCACCTGGTCCGGCATGGCGAGACGGCGTGGAGCCTTTCGGGGCAGCATACCGGCCGCACCGACATGCCGCTGACGCCGGCCGGCGAGGCGGCCGCCCGGGGCGTGGCCGAGCGGCTCAAGGGCCTGTCGTTTTCGGCCGTCTGGTCGAGCCCCTCGCAGCGCGCCTACAACACCAGTGTGCTCGCCGGTTTTGGCGCTCAGAGCGTCAGAAACGACGATCTGCAGGAGTGGGACTACGGCGCCTATGAGGGGCGCACCACCAAGGAAATCCTGGCCGAGCGGCCGAGCTGGAATGTCTTTCGCGACGGCTGCCCGCAAGGCGAGATGGCGGCCGATGTCGGTACCCGCGCCGACAGGATCATCAGACAGCTTCGCGACGCTGGCGGCTCGATCCTGATCTTTTCCAGCGCGCATTTCCTGCGCGTGCTCGCCGCCCGCTGGCTCGGCCTGCCGCCGGAAGGCGGGGCGCTGTTCGTGCTCGATACGGCCAGCATCAGCGTGCTCGGCTATGAGCATGATCTGAGCGAGCCGGTGGTGCGCAAGTGGAACCAGGCATAG
- a CDS encoding class I SAM-dependent methyltransferase has product MTMQQPIFDPAKFKETTRKQWDSAAEAWNRWGPLLTRWLGPATELMLDMTDVGKGSRVLDVAAGAGEQTLTAARRVGPTGYVLATDISAGILNFAADNAKLAGYANVDTAVADGEMLDALSAEPFDAVISRVGLIYFPDQNRALGGMRDHLKPGGKVGAIVYSTADRNPFFSIPVGIIRRRAALPAPLPGQPGPFSLGDPTVLAKRLTDAGFNDVRIEKVNAPVRLQSALECLQFEQESFGALHQMLAGLSPREQDDAWAEIETALGQFEHDGQFEGPCEMLVAAATR; this is encoded by the coding sequence ATGACCATGCAGCAACCGATCTTCGATCCGGCAAAGTTCAAGGAAACCACCCGCAAGCAATGGGATAGTGCCGCCGAAGCCTGGAACCGCTGGGGTCCGCTGTTGACCCGCTGGCTCGGGCCCGCCACCGAACTGATGCTTGACATGACCGATGTCGGCAAGGGCAGCCGGGTCCTCGATGTCGCCGCTGGTGCCGGCGAACAGACGCTGACGGCCGCGCGGCGTGTCGGGCCGACGGGCTATGTGCTGGCCACCGACATCTCGGCGGGCATTCTGAACTTTGCCGCCGACAATGCGAAGCTGGCCGGCTACGCCAATGTCGACACCGCCGTCGCCGATGGCGAAATGCTGGATGCCCTATCGGCTGAACCGTTCGACGCGGTGATCTCGCGCGTCGGGCTGATCTATTTTCCTGACCAGAACCGGGCTCTGGGTGGCATGCGCGATCATCTGAAACCAGGCGGCAAGGTCGGCGCTATCGTCTATTCCACCGCCGACAGGAACCCGTTCTTCTCGATCCCGGTCGGCATTATCCGCCGCCGTGCCGCGCTGCCTGCGCCACTGCCCGGCCAGCCCGGGCCGTTCAGCCTGGGCGACCCGACGGTGCTGGCCAAGCGCCTGACCGATGCCGGTTTCAATGACGTACGCATCGAGAAGGTCAACGCACCGGTGCGGCTGCAATCGGCGCTCGAATGCCTGCAGTTCGAGCAGGAATCGTTTGGCGCACTGCACCAGATGCTGGCCGGCCTGTCGCCTCGCGAGCAGGACGACGCCTGGGCCGAAATCGAAACCGCGCTTGGTCAGTTCGAGCATGACGGACAGTTCGAAGGGCCATGCGAAATGCTGGTCGCAGCCGCCACCAGATAG
- a CDS encoding LysR family transcriptional regulator, with protein MHWDDLRIFLAVARDGSISGAAKRMNIQHSTVSRRIRLLETQLGTRLIERKKSGYELTPAGDELRMAAGKMEMEVLEVEGALGGQEDRVAGELRVSAINNMASSVLMPIFAGFSEAYPDIRLHVQVSNKYVSLAERHADIAIRLTNTPLDTLVGTRLTNVASAVYGERRYLSGLRTSGARPLWIGVECCAFHQSWTHAACPDHRHSFFVDDTLLTLAALKQGLGLAYLPCFMGDSAGELERFRQPDPIHDLGLWLLYHPDLRRTKRVRVFREHMVAAIRDQSALFEGRLPQPSGSA; from the coding sequence ATGCATTGGGATGACTTGCGGATTTTCCTGGCCGTCGCGCGCGACGGCTCGATAAGCGGCGCCGCAAAACGCATGAACATCCAGCACTCCACCGTGTCGCGCCGCATCCGGCTCCTGGAGACGCAGCTTGGCACGCGGCTGATCGAGCGCAAGAAATCCGGCTATGAGCTGACGCCGGCAGGCGACGAACTGAGAATGGCGGCCGGCAAGATGGAGATGGAGGTGCTCGAGGTCGAGGGCGCGCTCGGCGGCCAGGAAGACCGTGTCGCCGGCGAGCTCAGGGTGTCGGCGATCAACAACATGGCATCATCCGTGCTGATGCCGATCTTCGCCGGCTTCAGCGAGGCCTATCCCGACATCCGGCTGCATGTGCAGGTCTCCAACAAATATGTCAGCCTTGCCGAACGCCATGCCGACATTGCCATCCGGCTGACCAACACGCCGCTCGACACGCTGGTGGGTACGCGCCTCACCAATGTGGCGTCGGCCGTCTACGGAGAGCGGCGCTATCTCAGCGGTTTGCGCACCAGCGGCGCCAGACCGCTCTGGATCGGGGTGGAGTGCTGCGCCTTCCACCAATCCTGGACCCATGCGGCCTGTCCGGATCACCGCCATAGTTTCTTCGTCGACGATACGCTGCTGACGCTCGCCGCCCTGAAACAGGGGCTCGGCCTCGCCTATCTGCCCTGCTTCATGGGTGACAGCGCCGGCGAACTGGAGCGCTTTCGCCAACCGGACCCGATCCATGATCTTGGGCTCTGGCTGCTCTACCATCCGGACCTCAGGCGAACCAAGCGCGTCAGGGTGTTTCGTGAGCACATGGTGGCGGCCATCCGCGACCAGAGCGCGTTGTTCGAAGGCCGCCTGCCGCAGCCATCAGGGTCGGCTTGA
- a CDS encoding VOC family protein produces MNFISVRIITSDVQRLVRFYGEITGMPVTVYTEDFAELATPSCTLAIGSTRTLMLFGGDIARPADNHTAILEFRVGDVDAEFIRLSDVIRNTTVQKPTTMPWGNRSLLFRDPDGNLVNFFTPVTAEAIRKFDR; encoded by the coding sequence ATGAATTTCATCTCTGTCCGCATCATCACATCAGACGTTCAGCGCCTCGTGCGCTTCTACGGCGAGATTACCGGCATGCCGGTGACGGTCTACACGGAGGACTTCGCGGAACTGGCGACACCGTCCTGCACGCTGGCGATCGGCAGCACGCGCACCTTGATGCTGTTTGGCGGCGACATTGCCCGCCCGGCCGACAACCACACCGCCATCCTCGAATTCCGCGTCGGCGACGTCGATGCCGAATTCATCAGGCTGTCGGATGTCATCAGGAACACGACCGTGCAGAAGCCGACCACCATGCCCTGGGGCAACCGCTCGCTGTTGTTTCGCGACCCCGACGGCAATCTGGTGAATTTCTTCACGCCGGTGACGGCGGAAGCGATCCGGAAGTTCGATAGATAG
- a CDS encoding pseudouridine synthase, producing the protein MTPRQPPTIGRRPTSNPPGVSLNRALSKLGLCSRTQAELLIAEGRVRVGGKVVRDASLRVDLNRDRIVVDGDEVVAERKVYVMLNKPRGLVTTRDDPQQRDTVYACLDGLDLPFVSPVGRLDKASEGLLLMTNDTHFANRLMDPASHLPKTYHVQVATVPDAAMLETLRAGVTVDGETLKANAIALLRSGGRTAWLEIVLDEGRNRHIRRLLAAHGIEVKRLIRIAIGRLPLGDLAKGTARHLTAEELALLAD; encoded by the coding sequence ATGACACCACGCCAGCCACCAACCATCGGCCGTCGTCCCACCAGCAACCCCCCCGGCGTCAGCCTGAACCGCGCGCTCTCCAAACTCGGCCTGTGCTCGCGCACGCAGGCCGAGCTGCTGATCGCGGAGGGTCGCGTGCGCGTCGGCGGCAAGGTGGTGCGCGATGCCTCGCTGCGCGTTGACCTGAACCGCGACCGCATCGTCGTCGATGGCGATGAGGTGGTTGCCGAGCGCAAGGTCTATGTCATGCTCAACAAGCCGCGCGGGCTGGTCACCACGCGCGACGACCCGCAACAGCGCGACACTGTCTATGCCTGCCTGGATGGGCTCGATTTGCCGTTCGTCTCACCGGTCGGCCGTCTCGACAAGGCGAGCGAAGGCCTGCTGCTGATGACCAACGACACGCATTTCGCCAACCGGCTGATGGACCCGGCCTCGCATCTGCCCAAGACCTATCACGTGCAGGTCGCCACCGTGCCCGACGCGGCGATGCTGGAGACGCTGCGCGCGGGCGTGACCGTCGACGGCGAGACCCTGAAGGCAAACGCGATCGCGCTTTTGCGCAGCGGCGGCCGCACCGCTTGGCTGGAGATCGTGCTCGACGAAGGCCGCAACCGCCACATCCGCCGTCTGCTCGCCGCCCACGGCATCGAGGTCAAGCGCCTCATCCGCATCGCCATCGGCCGCTTGCCGCTCGGCGACCTTGCCAAGGGCACGGCTCGGCATTTGACGGCGGAGGAGCTGGCGCTGCTGGCCGATTGA
- a CDS encoding ArsR/SmtB family transcription factor — MTPQISLDDTFAALADPTRRAILARLLDGEASVAELAQPFALTVRAVSKHVGVLEQAGLVTRSRAAQKHLSRIELKPLRDIDRWLDDYRKLWEDRFDRMEDLLRRGVDKKE; from the coding sequence ATGACCCCTCAAATCTCTCTCGACGACACATTCGCCGCGCTCGCCGACCCCACGCGCCGGGCGATCCTGGCCCGGCTGCTCGATGGCGAGGCATCGGTCGCCGAACTGGCGCAGCCCTTCGCGCTCACCGTGCGCGCGGTCTCCAAGCATGTCGGCGTGCTGGAGCAGGCCGGCCTCGTCACCCGCAGCCGGGCGGCGCAAAAGCACCTCAGCCGCATCGAGCTCAAGCCGCTGCGCGACATCGACCGCTGGCTCGACGACTACAGAAAACTCTGGGAAGACCGTTTCGACCGCATGGAAGACCTCCTGCGGCGCGGCGTGGACAAAAAGGAATGA
- a CDS encoding RNA polymerase subunit sigma-70, protein MTDAPSPLEPLGLTGQPILDPLAFERLTMAHRRELKLHCYRMMGSLHEADDLVQDTFLRAWRGRSQFDGRGSPRGWLYTIATNTCLNAIKARSAAHRILEPPDRPPTEGRATAGPAAELSWLEPYPDAELPDLVDGEPGPEARYETREAIRLAFVAAIQLLPPRQRAALLLCDVLGWSAAETGQLLGGSTASVNSALQRARATLAVRYPTGRPLQRSQPNRDESLLLDRYIKAWQAADLDGFIALLREDATYHMPPWLDWYQGRAAIHDFFRTVWRNFAGYRAVATRANGQPAVAIYARRHQDPEWRAQSLHIIEPAAGGIASLTVYVGPLGADLFTAFGLPPTVQERWSEPQA, encoded by the coding sequence ATGACAGACGCTCCCAGTCCGCTTGAGCCGCTGGGCCTGACAGGCCAGCCGATCCTCGATCCGCTGGCCTTCGAGCGGCTGACAATGGCCCACCGCCGCGAGTTGAAGTTGCATTGCTACCGGATGATGGGCTCGCTGCATGAGGCTGACGACCTCGTGCAGGACACATTCCTCAGGGCATGGCGTGGGCGCTCGCAATTCGACGGGCGCGGCTCGCCGCGCGGCTGGCTCTATACGATCGCCACCAACACCTGCCTCAACGCCATCAAGGCGCGGTCGGCGGCGCATCGCATCCTCGAGCCGCCGGATCGACCGCCGACCGAGGGCCGCGCCACCGCCGGGCCGGCCGCCGAGCTTTCCTGGCTGGAGCCCTACCCCGACGCCGAGTTGCCGGACCTTGTCGATGGCGAGCCCGGCCCGGAAGCGCGCTACGAGACCCGCGAAGCCATCCGGCTTGCCTTCGTCGCCGCCATCCAGTTGCTGCCACCGAGGCAACGCGCGGCACTTTTGCTTTGCGACGTGCTCGGCTGGTCGGCGGCTGAGACCGGGCAATTGCTCGGCGGCTCGACCGCCTCGGTCAACAGTGCCCTGCAGCGGGCGCGCGCGACGCTTGCGGTGCGTTATCCCACCGGGCGTCCCCTGCAGCGATCGCAGCCCAACCGCGACGAAAGCCTGCTGCTCGATCGCTATATCAAGGCCTGGCAGGCGGCCGATCTCGACGGCTTCATCGCGCTGCTGCGTGAGGACGCCACTTACCACATGCCGCCATGGCTGGACTGGTACCAGGGACGCGCTGCGATCCACGATTTCTTCAGGACGGTGTGGCGCAATTTCGCAGGGTACCGCGCGGTGGCGACGCGGGCCAACGGCCAGCCCGCGGTCGCGATCTACGCACGGCGCCATCAGGATCCTGAGTGGCGCGCCCAGTCGCTGCATATCATCGAGCCGGCCGCGGGCGGGATCGCCTCGCTGACGGTCTATGTCGGCCCGCTCGGCGCCGATTTGTTTACCGCCTTCGGCCTGCCGCCAACGGTGCAGGAGAGGTGGTCGGAACCGCAAGCGTAG
- a CDS encoding SDR family NAD(P)-dependent oxidoreductase: MQSLKGQNVVVVGGSRGVGRSIVEVALSEGATVLAVARGAADLKELSWETSGVKTLAADATQDTAPDAVFAAMQPDVLVISAGAFAPSASIQDQSWDDFSANWETDVKASFLFCKAALRGGLKPGSRVVLISSGAAFSGGPPNSGGYSGAKRMQMFLAAHSQKEADRLGLGLRFMALAPMRIMAGTGVGQRGIAGISAYLGITPADFLASMTDVQVPADVGRAVVALAADKLQGTAFTVSGSGLAAAA, encoded by the coding sequence ATGCAATCGTTGAAAGGTCAAAATGTCGTCGTCGTCGGAGGCAGCCGGGGTGTCGGGCGTTCGATCGTGGAAGTTGCTCTCAGCGAGGGAGCAACCGTGCTTGCCGTCGCCCGCGGCGCGGCCGATCTGAAAGAACTCTCCTGGGAGACGTCAGGCGTGAAGACGCTTGCCGCCGACGCCACGCAGGATACCGCGCCCGACGCGGTGTTTGCCGCCATGCAGCCTGATGTGCTGGTGATCTCGGCCGGTGCTTTCGCGCCGTCGGCATCCATCCAGGACCAGAGCTGGGACGATTTCTCGGCGAATTGGGAGACGGACGTCAAGGCATCGTTCCTGTTCTGCAAGGCCGCCCTGCGAGGCGGGCTGAAGCCGGGCAGCCGCGTGGTGCTGATCTCCAGCGGTGCCGCGTTCAGCGGCGGCCCGCCGAACTCGGGCGGCTATTCCGGCGCCAAGCGCATGCAGATGTTCCTTGCCGCCCACAGCCAGAAGGAAGCCGACAGGCTGGGCCTTGGCCTGCGCTTCATGGCACTGGCGCCGATGCGCATCATGGCCGGCACCGGCGTCGGCCAGCGCGGCATTGCAGGCATTTCGGCCTATCTCGGCATCACCCCGGCCGATTTCCTGGCCAGCATGACCGACGTACAGGTGCCTGCCGATGTCGGCCGCGCCGTGGTCGCACTCGCCGCCGACAAACTGCAAGGCACTGCCTTCACGGTGAGCGGCAGCGGCCTTGCAGCGGCGGCATGA
- a CDS encoding alpha/beta fold hydrolase yields the protein MLAESARPITQALTSRPVLSSDGTPIACERRGQGHPLILVDGALCSRAMGPSGPLAKGLESDFTVFRYDRRGRGDSGDTLPYQVEREVDDIEAVLQAAGGEAYVWGMSSGAMLALMAAARLPGIRKLALYEAPLIVDDSRATTQGDWAAIRQAIADDRRGDAVSAFLQSVGMPGLLIAFMKLTPIWRKLKAVAHTLPYDGAIVAGDQLGKPLDPSRWTPLGVPILVTDGGKSPLWMRHGNKALAQALPNARYQTLAGQNHMLKAAAHAPVLTAFFNGRD from the coding sequence ATGCTGGCTGAAAGCGCCAGGCCGATCACGCAAGCCTTGACGTCGCGGCCCGTCTTGTCGAGCGATGGAACGCCGATCGCCTGCGAGCGCCGGGGCCAGGGCCATCCGCTCATCCTCGTCGACGGCGCGCTCTGCTCGCGCGCCATGGGCCCGAGCGGCCCGCTGGCCAAGGGGCTGGAGAGCGATTTCACCGTGTTCCGCTACGACCGCCGCGGCCGTGGCGACAGCGGCGACACCTTGCCTTATCAGGTCGAGCGCGAGGTCGATGACATCGAGGCCGTGCTGCAGGCGGCCGGCGGTGAAGCCTATGTCTGGGGCATGTCGTCAGGCGCCATGCTGGCGCTGATGGCGGCAGCCCGCCTGCCCGGCATCAGGAAGCTGGCGCTCTACGAAGCGCCGCTGATCGTCGACGACAGCCGCGCGACCACGCAAGGCGACTGGGCAGCGATCCGGCAAGCCATCGCCGACGACCGGCGCGGCGACGCCGTGAGCGCCTTCCTCCAATCGGTCGGCATGCCCGGCCTGCTCATCGCCTTCATGAAGCTGACGCCGATCTGGCGCAAGCTCAAGGCGGTGGCGCATACGCTGCCCTATGACGGCGCCATCGTCGCCGGCGACCAGCTCGGCAAGCCGCTCGACCCCTCCCGCTGGACCCCGCTCGGCGTGCCGATACTGGTGACCGATGGAGGAAAAAGCCCGCTTTGGATGCGCCATGGCAACAAGGCATTGGCGCAGGCCCTGCCCAACGCCCGCTACCAGACGCTGGCAGGCCAGAACCACATGCTGAAGGCAGCCGCGCATGCGCCGGTGCTGACGGCGTTTTTCAACGGGCGGGATTAG